The following coding sequences lie in one Pseudomonadota bacterium genomic window:
- a CDS encoding shikimate kinase: MSGARFEGSREGASAASTDPRGQRVEMEAGQPEPLEQGLWGPVLVGLRGSGKSALAPRVAARLGLVWLDADVELERHERQTVAALFAQHGEAGFRRRERRLLLEELLPRQRTVLATGGGAVLDAEVRACLTRRVTVWLNAPLSVLADRIAGSARPSLTGLPIADELEGLLAAREPLYRAVASLVLDSAAASPDALAERIADHWRTAERAGHAGVVR; this comes from the coding sequence GTGAGCGGAGCGCGCTTCGAGGGCAGTCGGGAGGGGGCGTCCGCCGCGAGCACCGACCCGCGCGGCCAGCGCGTGGAGATGGAAGCCGGGCAGCCGGAGCCGCTCGAGCAGGGCCTCTGGGGACCGGTGCTGGTCGGTCTGCGCGGCAGCGGAAAGAGCGCGCTGGCCCCGCGCGTGGCGGCGCGGCTGGGGCTCGTCTGGCTCGACGCGGACGTCGAGCTCGAGCGCCACGAGCGGCAAACAGTCGCGGCGCTCTTCGCCCAACACGGTGAGGCCGGCTTTCGCCGACGCGAGCGCCGCCTGTTGCTCGAGGAGCTCTTGCCGCGCCAGCGCACGGTCTTGGCCACCGGCGGCGGCGCGGTGCTCGACGCCGAGGTGCGCGCCTGCCTGACCCGGCGCGTGACGGTCTGGCTCAACGCGCCGCTCTCGGTGCTGGCCGATCGCATCGCCGGCAGCGCGCGCCCGAGCCTGACCGGGCTGCCGATCGCCGACGAGCTCGAGGGCCTGCTGGCAGCACGCGAGCCGCTCTACCGCGCCGTCGCCAGCCTGGTGCTCGATAGCGCTGCCGCCAGCCCCGATGCGCTGGCCGAGCGCATCGCCGACCATTGGCGCACGGCCGAGCGCGCTGGCCACGCCGGAGTGGTACGGTAG
- the aroC gene encoding chorismate synthase: protein MSSNSFGDNFRITTFGESHGAALGVVIDGVRPGVAVDLAAIQQQLDRRRPGTSPLTSPRKEGDQLELLSGVFEGKTTGAPIAIIVRNSDARSQHYAEWHDVFRPGHADLTWWRKFGIRDWRGGGRTSGRETLARVAAGALAQQLLVREAGVTIRGHVVRIGTETATTFDGDEIERNDVRCADAAAAARMTAAILAARKDGDSLGGVVEVIAEGVPAGWGDPVFLKLDAQLGAAMLSIGAVKGVEIGDGFALAKRRGSQTNDPISPTGFASNHMGGLLGGISSGAPIVARLAVKPTSSIRHEQQTIDTAGQPRTLRVPGRHDPCICPRVVPVAEAMMALVLCDAMLRQQALTGAATSADQLLAELAFCDGELLRLVARRRALQQELGAVLDAPRQESLSRVQQQTSTALELPLATTTFFELVAAACAATAPITDPIADPTEDPSKDVP, encoded by the coding sequence ATGTCATCGAATAGCTTTGGCGACAACTTCCGCATCACGACCTTCGGCGAGAGCCATGGTGCGGCGCTCGGCGTCGTCATCGACGGTGTGCGTCCGGGCGTGGCGGTCGACCTCGCCGCGATCCAGCAGCAGCTCGACCGACGACGTCCTGGCACCAGCCCGCTGACCAGCCCGCGCAAGGAGGGCGACCAGCTCGAGCTGCTCTCGGGGGTCTTCGAGGGCAAGACCACCGGCGCACCGATCGCCATCATCGTCCGCAACAGCGATGCCCGCTCGCAGCACTACGCCGAGTGGCACGACGTCTTTCGGCCAGGCCACGCCGATCTGACCTGGTGGCGGAAGTTCGGCATTCGCGACTGGCGCGGCGGCGGACGGACCTCCGGGCGCGAGACGCTGGCGCGCGTCGCGGCGGGCGCGCTGGCCCAACAGCTCTTGGTGCGTGAGGCCGGCGTGACGATCCGCGGCCACGTCGTACGCATCGGCACGGAAACCGCGACCACCTTCGATGGCGACGAGATCGAGCGCAACGACGTGCGCTGCGCCGACGCGGCGGCCGCCGCGCGGATGACGGCGGCGATCCTCGCGGCGCGCAAGGATGGCGACTCGTTGGGGGGCGTCGTCGAGGTCATCGCCGAGGGTGTACCGGCCGGCTGGGGCGACCCCGTCTTTCTCAAGCTCGATGCCCAGCTCGGCGCGGCGATGCTGTCGATCGGCGCGGTCAAGGGCGTCGAGATCGGCGATGGCTTCGCGCTGGCGAAGCGGCGTGGCTCCCAGACCAATGATCCGATCTCGCCGACGGGCTTCGCGTCGAACCACATGGGCGGCCTGCTCGGCGGTATCTCGAGCGGCGCGCCGATCGTGGCGCGCCTGGCGGTCAAGCCAACCTCGTCGATTCGTCATGAACAACAGACGATCGACACCGCCGGCCAACCACGCACCTTGCGCGTCCCCGGACGCCACGACCCCTGCATTTGCCCGCGCGTCGTGCCGGTGGCCGAGGCGATGATGGCGCTGGTGCTCTGCGATGCGATGCTGCGGCAGCAGGCGCTGACGGGCGCCGCCACCTCCGCGGATCAGCTCCTCGCCGAGCTGGCCTTCTGCGACGGCGAGCTGCTGCGGTTGGTGGCCCGCCGCCGTGCGCTGCAGCAGGAGCTTGGGGCAGTGCTCGACGCGCCACGGCAGGAGTCCCTGTCGCGCGTGCAGCAGCAGACCAGCACTGCGCTCGAGCTACCGCTCGCGACGACCACCTTCTTCGAGCTCGTCGCCGCCGCCTGCGCCGCGACGGCACCGATCACAGACCCGATCGCGGACCCGACCGAGGACCCGAGCAAGGACGTGCCATGA
- the aroF gene encoding 3-deoxy-7-phosphoheptulonate synthase — MIIVFKPGTSREQVESLVQRLSAAGCKPLYLPGDERLAIGAIGDERLLASLRLESHPQVESVTLVPSSHKLVSREFHPHDSIVNIGAVPVGSNRFIVIAGPCAVESREQITQAAELVQRAGASCLRGGAFKPRSSPYAFQGLGREGLELLATAARGVGLPSVTEVVETTDIEAIASYADAFQVGARNMQNFSLLKALGQQRKPVLLKRGMAAEVKDLLLAAEYIVSEGNDAVILCERGIRTFETATRNTLDLSAVPFLKQRSHLPVIVDPSHGTGRRELVAPMARAAAACGADGIIVEMHPDPAQALSDGAQSLYPQQFRELMQGLRAIVAAVGRTL; from the coding sequence ATGATCATCGTCTTCAAGCCAGGTACGAGCCGCGAGCAAGTCGAGTCACTGGTGCAGCGTCTGAGCGCGGCCGGCTGCAAGCCACTCTACCTTCCCGGGGACGAGCGGCTGGCGATCGGCGCGATCGGCGACGAGCGACTGCTCGCTAGCCTGCGACTGGAGAGCCATCCGCAGGTCGAGAGCGTCACCCTGGTGCCCAGCTCGCATAAGCTGGTCAGCCGCGAGTTCCATCCGCACGACTCGATCGTCAACATCGGCGCGGTCCCGGTCGGCTCGAATCGCTTCATCGTCATCGCCGGCCCCTGCGCCGTCGAGAGTCGCGAGCAGATCACGCAGGCCGCGGAGCTGGTGCAGCGCGCCGGCGCGAGCTGCTTGCGCGGCGGCGCGTTCAAGCCGCGTAGCAGTCCCTACGCCTTCCAGGGGCTCGGCCGCGAGGGCCTCGAGCTGCTGGCAACGGCGGCGCGCGGCGTCGGGCTGCCGAGCGTGACGGAGGTCGTCGAGACGACGGATATCGAGGCGATCGCGAGCTATGCCGATGCCTTCCAGGTCGGCGCGCGAAACATGCAGAACTTCAGTCTGCTCAAGGCGCTGGGCCAACAGCGCAAGCCCGTGCTGCTCAAGCGCGGGATGGCCGCGGAGGTCAAGGACCTGCTGCTGGCCGCCGAGTACATCGTCAGCGAGGGCAACGACGCGGTGATCCTCTGCGAGCGCGGCATCCGCACCTTCGAGACCGCCACGCGTAACACCCTCGATCTCAGCGCCGTGCCCTTTCTCAAGCAGCGCAGCCACCTGCCGGTGATCGTCGACCCCTCGCATGGCACCGGTCGGCGCGAGCTGGTGGCGCCGATGGCCCGCGCGGCGGCGGCCTGCGGGGCAGACGGCATCATCGTCGAGATGCACCCCGATCCGGCGCAGGCGCTCTCGGACGGCGCGCAGTCGCTCTACCCGCAGCAGTTCCGCGAGCTGATGCAGGGCCTCCGCGCGATCGTCGCCGCGGTCGGGCGAACGCTATGA
- a CDS encoding anthranilate synthase component 1 yields MSEVMTLAASQRRTLLRNVNLCPDPIEAFRACCGDATRLGTALLETAETPESAASAGKSLLIIRSALQITCRGRQVTVRALGPHGQLLLPWLAERLPSAEQLTHSADTLSCSFPPIPSGSEQQRLLAGSPVDVLRALGRGLVERIEQPSAAPLLLGTFAYDLLESYEALPPASADPTGWPDFEFFLPDRLVWLDHEHGTATVVVHLFGGDQTSSAYGDAVSGVVRLVEGLNQASRASEPAATPAPRRATDTGGDRPAALAAVDMDDPTFAALVERLKQHIVAGDVFQIVPSRTFSVPCSAPLEAYRRLRAANPSPYMFYLNGSAGVLFGTSPETAVAVEGQPPRVHIRPIAGTRPRGRATPQGPIDFDLDSRREAELRLSEKEVAEHMMLVDLARNDVARVSESGSRRVEALLTVERYSHVMHLVSHVSGLLRRDLDALHAYVATMNMGTLVGAPKVRAAQLLRHYEATRRGPYGGAVGYLTADGRMDSGIIIRAALVRDGRAYVRAGAGVVYDSDPAAEADETRRKAQAVLDAIEAAEEGR; encoded by the coding sequence ATGAGCGAGGTCATGACCCTGGCGGCCAGCCAACGACGAACCCTGCTGCGCAACGTCAACCTCTGCCCCGACCCGATCGAGGCCTTTCGCGCTTGCTGCGGCGACGCGACGCGGCTCGGCACGGCGCTGCTGGAGACCGCCGAGACCCCGGAGTCGGCGGCCTCGGCCGGCAAGTCGCTGCTGATCATCCGCAGCGCGTTACAGATCACCTGCCGCGGTCGGCAGGTCACGGTGCGCGCGCTCGGTCCTCATGGGCAGCTGCTCTTGCCCTGGCTGGCTGAGCGCCTCCCGAGCGCCGAACAACTGACCCATAGCGCCGACACGCTCTCGTGCAGCTTTCCGCCGATTCCCAGTGGGAGCGAGCAGCAGCGCCTGCTCGCGGGCTCACCGGTCGACGTGCTGCGCGCTCTCGGTCGAGGCCTCGTCGAGCGCATCGAGCAGCCCTCCGCCGCGCCGCTGCTGCTGGGCACCTTCGCCTACGATCTGCTCGAGAGCTACGAGGCCCTGCCGCCCGCGAGCGCCGACCCGACGGGCTGGCCGGACTTTGAGTTCTTCCTGCCCGATCGCTTGGTCTGGCTCGACCACGAGCACGGCACGGCCACCGTGGTCGTGCATCTCTTCGGTGGCGACCAGACCTCGAGCGCCTACGGCGATGCCGTCTCTGGCGTGGTGCGCTTGGTCGAGGGGCTCAATCAGGCCAGTCGCGCGAGCGAGCCCGCAGCGACCCCAGCGCCGCGCCGCGCCACCGACACGGGTGGCGACAGACCCGCCGCGCTGGCCGCCGTCGATATGGATGACCCGACCTTCGCCGCGCTGGTCGAACGCCTCAAGCAACACATCGTCGCCGGCGACGTGTTTCAGATCGTCCCGTCGCGAACCTTCTCGGTGCCCTGCAGCGCCCCGCTCGAGGCCTACCGGCGCCTGCGCGCCGCCAACCCCAGCCCCTACATGTTCTACCTCAATGGCAGCGCAGGGGTGTTGTTCGGCACCTCACCGGAGACCGCCGTCGCCGTCGAGGGTCAACCGCCGCGCGTGCATATCCGCCCGATCGCGGGCACCCGTCCGCGAGGTCGCGCGACGCCCCAGGGGCCGATCGACTTCGACCTCGACAGCCGCCGTGAGGCCGAGCTGCGCCTCAGCGAGAAGGAGGTCGCCGAGCACATGATGCTCGTCGACCTCGCGCGTAACGACGTCGCGCGCGTCAGCGAGAGCGGCTCGCGACGCGTCGAGGCGCTGCTGACGGTCGAGCGCTATTCCCACGTGATGCACCTCGTCTCGCACGTCAGCGGCCTGCTGCGCCGCGACCTCGACGCGTTGCACGCCTACGTGGCGACGATGAACATGGGCACCCTCGTCGGCGCACCGAAGGTGCGCGCAGCCCAGCTCCTGCGGCATTACGAAGCGACGCGCCGTGGACCCTATGGCGGCGCCGTCGGCTACCTCACGGCCGACGGGCGGATGGACAGCGGCATTATCATTCGCGCCGCGCTGGTGCGCGACGGCCGCGCCTATGTGCGCGCGGGCGCGGGCGTCGTCTACGACTCCGATCCGGCGGCCGAGGCCGACGAGACGCGGCGCAAGGCCCAAGCCGTCCTCGATGCGATCGAAGCGGCGGAGGAGGGACGATGA
- a CDS encoding aminodeoxychorismate/anthranilate synthase component II: protein MSAATSVSVLLIDNYDSFTFNLVDEFARRGARVEVWRNELSAERALELALALPAPRLIVLSPGPGRPEDAGCCQALVQAACGRVPVFGVCLGLQAIVQALGGVVGPAGEIVHGKSVWIDHEGESVLARLPQPLQVGRYHSLVATRVPEALQVIARYRQLVMAVSHRSAPVIGVQFHPESILTPHGGALIDRTLAWAAAACTPGAEPGSGRHDA, encoded by the coding sequence ATGAGCGCAGCGACCAGCGTCAGCGTGCTGCTGATCGATAACTACGACTCCTTCACCTTCAACCTCGTCGATGAGTTCGCCCGCCGCGGCGCGCGCGTCGAGGTCTGGCGCAACGAGCTCAGCGCCGAGCGCGCGCTCGAGCTGGCCCTTGCACTGCCGGCGCCGCGCTTGATCGTGCTCTCCCCGGGGCCGGGTCGACCCGAGGACGCGGGCTGCTGTCAGGCGCTGGTGCAGGCCGCCTGCGGGCGCGTGCCGGTCTTCGGCGTCTGCCTCGGCCTGCAGGCGATCGTCCAGGCGCTCGGGGGCGTCGTGGGACCCGCGGGCGAGATCGTTCATGGCAAGTCGGTGTGGATCGATCACGAGGGCGAGAGCGTGCTCGCGAGGCTACCGCAGCCGCTCCAGGTCGGTCGCTATCATTCGCTGGTCGCCACCCGCGTTCCCGAGGCGTTGCAGGTGATCGCCCGCTACCGGCAGCTCGTGATGGCAGTGTCGCACCGCAGCGCGCCGGTGATCGGCGTGCAGTTCCACCCAGAGTCGATCTTGACGCCACACGGCGGCGCCCTGATCGATCGCACGCTGGCGTGGGCTGCTGCCGCCTGCACCCCAGGCGCCGAGCCGGGCTCGGGCCGCCACGATGCGTGA